A stretch of Lysinibacillus agricola DNA encodes these proteins:
- a CDS encoding nucleobase:cation symporter-2 family protein yields the protein MNTVKSTTLAIQHLLAMYAGAILVPLIIGKAIGFDTAQMTYLVAIDIMMCGIATLLQVYSGKFIGIGLPVVLGCTFTAVSPIIAIGTNPEQGITDIYGSIIASGVIIMIIAGFFGKLVKFFPPVVTGSVVSIIGISLLPVALNNMAGGQDAADFASGSNVALAFITLAIILVVYRFSTGFIRAISILIGLVAGTILGVFMGKVDFSPVADADVLHMVQPFYFGMPTFDPTAIITMTLVAMVSLVESTGVYFALSDICKKKLDSKDLSRGYRSEGLASVIGGIFNAFPYTTFSQNVGLTRMSGVKNRKVIYITGGLLVALGFLPKIAALTTIIPTPVLGAAMLAMFGMVITQGMGMLVPVMNESAENAMIAAIAVSLGVGVSVVPGIFDALPESISLLTSNGIVCGSVTAIILNILFNMIGPKHKEDPMHGEV from the coding sequence ATGAATACCGTTAAATCAACTACGCTAGCCATTCAACATTTACTTGCGATGTATGCAGGAGCCATTTTAGTGCCATTGATTATCGGTAAGGCGATAGGCTTTGATACAGCACAAATGACGTATTTGGTAGCGATTGATATTATGATGTGTGGAATCGCCACACTTTTACAAGTGTATTCGGGTAAATTTATCGGTATTGGTTTGCCAGTAGTACTAGGCTGTACATTTACAGCGGTTAGTCCAATTATTGCAATCGGTACAAATCCTGAGCAAGGAATTACAGATATTTATGGTTCTATTATTGCTTCAGGTGTAATTATTATGATTATTGCTGGCTTCTTCGGTAAGTTAGTAAAATTCTTCCCACCTGTAGTAACAGGCTCGGTTGTATCAATTATCGGTATCTCTTTACTACCAGTAGCCTTAAACAATATGGCGGGTGGACAAGATGCAGCTGATTTTGCATCTGGCTCTAATGTAGCTTTAGCGTTCATTACATTAGCCATTATTTTAGTTGTTTATCGTTTCTCTACAGGCTTCATCCGTGCAATCTCCATTTTAATCGGATTAGTTGCGGGAACAATCCTAGGAGTATTTATGGGTAAGGTTGATTTTAGCCCAGTTGCAGATGCTGACGTATTACACATGGTTCAGCCATTCTACTTTGGTATGCCAACATTCGACCCTACAGCAATTATTACAATGACGCTTGTAGCAATGGTTTCTTTAGTAGAATCAACAGGAGTCTATTTTGCACTAAGTGATATTTGTAAGAAAAAATTAGATTCAAAAGATTTATCACGTGGGTACCGTTCAGAAGGTCTTGCCTCTGTGATCGGTGGTATTTTCAACGCTTTCCCATATACAACATTCTCACAAAACGTGGGACTTACACGTATGTCAGGCGTAAAAAACCGTAAAGTCATTTACATCACAGGTGGTTTACTAGTAGCACTTGGTTTCCTACCAAAAATCGCAGCATTAACAACAATCATTCCAACACCAGTACTTGGTGCGGCAATGCTAGCGATGTTCGGTATGGTCATTACGCAAGGTATGGGCATGCTAGTACCTGTTATGAATGAATCAGCGGAAAACGCCATGATTGCTGCAATTGCAGTCAGCCTTGGTGTCGGTGTATCGGTTGTACCAGGAATTTTCGATGCACTGCCAGAAAGCATATCTCTTCTAACATCTAACGGTATCGTCTGTGGTTCGGTCACAGCCATTATTCTTAATATTTTATTCAACATGATTGGGCCAAAGCATAAGGAAGACCCGATGCATGGGGAAGTTTAA
- a CDS encoding RNA polymerase sigma factor, whose protein sequence is MENLSEIYKSYADEVKRFLICLTSNVDLAEELTQETFYQALKSMHSYNGECKISVWLCQIAKHSYYNYLKKEKKFHSTSIENMMHMGLDVPSNKDLPDVEVIKRSTLISIHKEIHRLQEPYREIFLLRTSNHFSFRDIGDIFDKSENWARVTYYRAKLKLSERIDPYEL, encoded by the coding sequence TTGGAAAATTTAAGTGAAATTTATAAATCTTATGCAGATGAAGTTAAGCGGTTTCTTATTTGTTTAACGTCAAATGTGGATTTGGCTGAAGAATTGACACAAGAAACCTTTTATCAGGCTCTAAAGTCGATGCATAGCTATAATGGCGAATGCAAAATATCCGTTTGGTTATGCCAAATTGCTAAACACTCCTATTACAACTATTTAAAAAAGGAGAAAAAATTTCATAGTACCAGTATAGAAAACATGATGCATATGGGATTAGATGTCCCATCAAATAAGGATTTACCAGATGTTGAGGTAATAAAACGAAGTACACTGATTTCGATACATAAAGAAATTCATCGATTGCAGGAACCTTATCGTGAAATATTTTTATTAAGAACATCCAATCATTTCAGTTTTAGAGATATTGGAGATATTTTTGATAAAAGTGAAAACTGGGCAAGGGTAACCTATTACCGTGCAAAATTAAAACTATCAGAAAGGATTGATCCATATGAATTGTAA
- a CDS encoding anti-sigma factor family protein, translating into MNCNIIKDLLPSYIDGICSEDTAKIVEDHLEHCEECKTCVNSMQRQTAYVQQNPKEVEKAIAPFKKINKKRRIQVITAIVMTFLMTFFITTVGYLVYQDVGVVHDFFSPKVTAIVDVEDDSEEWQSLNFNDKNYLIYDRVFWKKSIVNAGSDSESGNQSDRDILLRVKDVNGKVIVDEIQVKSGKSVKLDGLKKNEKYFFEIKAPQGRYFINAI; encoded by the coding sequence ATGAATTGTAATATTATTAAAGATTTATTGCCATCTTATATTGATGGAATTTGTAGTGAAGATACTGCAAAAATAGTTGAAGACCATTTAGAACATTGCGAAGAGTGTAAGACGTGTGTCAACAGTATGCAGCGGCAAACAGCTTATGTTCAACAAAATCCAAAAGAAGTTGAGAAAGCTATTGCGCCATTTAAAAAAATTAATAAAAAGCGGCGTATCCAAGTTATTACGGCTATTGTTATGACTTTTTTAATGACCTTTTTTATCACGACTGTAGGTTATCTAGTTTATCAGGATGTAGGTGTTGTTCATGATTTCTTTTCCCCAAAAGTGACTGCAATTGTGGATGTAGAAGATGATTCGGAAGAGTGGCAAAGCTTAAACTTTAATGACAAAAATTATCTAATATATGATCGTGTTTTCTGGAAGAAGTCTATCGTAAATGCCGGAAGTGATAGTGAGAGTGGAAATCAAAGTGATCGAGATATCCTTCTAAGGGTAAAAGATGTAAATGGTAAAGTAATAGTTGATGAAATTCAAGTAAAGTCTGGAAAAAGCGTGAAATTGGATGGCTTAAAGAAGAACGAAAAATATTTCTTTGAAATAAAAGCACCACAAGGAAGATATTTCATTAATGCGATATGA
- a CDS encoding DUF2179 domain-containing protein yields MQSIFLILVLQLIYVPFLTLRTILLVKNVTFLAAIFGMLEMLVYVFGLSLVFSGKQSMLAMVFYAIGFGLGIFLGAKIERKLAIGYVYTTINTQNKNEELVKFLRNEGFAVTIYIGEGRDSNRYKYEILTKRNRETELFQIVEHYEPNAFIISYEPKSFKGGFLLDRMKTKHK; encoded by the coding sequence ATGCAAAGTATATTTCTGATTTTAGTACTTCAATTGATTTATGTACCTTTTTTAACGTTACGTACAATACTTTTAGTGAAGAATGTTACTTTCCTTGCCGCCATATTCGGTATGCTGGAGATGTTAGTGTATGTATTTGGCCTTTCACTCGTTTTTAGTGGGAAACAAAGTATGTTAGCTATGGTCTTTTATGCAATTGGCTTTGGATTGGGCATATTTTTAGGGGCCAAAATTGAACGTAAACTAGCGATAGGCTATGTTTATACGACCATTAATACGCAAAATAAGAACGAGGAACTTGTGAAATTTCTTCGCAATGAAGGGTTTGCGGTCACGATTTACATTGGTGAGGGACGAGATAGTAATCGCTATAAATATGAAATATTAACAAAGAGAAATCGCGAGACAGAATTGTTCCAAATTGTTGAGCATTATGAACCGAATGCGTTTATTATTTCTTACGAGCCCAAATCATTTAAAGGTGGATTTTTGCTGGATCGAATGAAGACAAAACATAAATAG
- a CDS encoding YitT family protein, translating to MYFFTKGLVILIGSTAVSLGINLFLTPHQILDGGVVGLALILHYLYKLKIGLMIIIISIPVFVISWYKYKAYFYNSIHGLIVSSLSIDLLKPVRNLIQIDAIYSAIFGGVLMGFGVGLMLRFQTSTGGTDLIAQFLSDKTGINVGILIFMIDSIVIVIGGLLLSSSTLWLSIITILVVGITTSIMTSHV from the coding sequence ATGTATTTTTTTACGAAAGGCTTGGTCATTCTTATAGGAAGTACCGCGGTATCATTAGGAATTAATTTATTCTTAACGCCCCATCAAATTTTAGATGGAGGAGTTGTAGGGTTAGCGCTTATCTTACACTATTTATATAAGCTTAAAATAGGTTTGATGATCATCATTATTAGCATTCCGGTTTTTGTGATTTCCTGGTATAAATACAAAGCATATTTTTACAATAGTATACATGGATTAATTGTATCTTCTCTTAGTATAGATTTACTAAAGCCCGTTCGGAATCTTATTCAAATCGATGCCATCTATAGTGCCATATTTGGAGGGGTACTTATGGGTTTTGGTGTTGGGTTGATGCTTAGATTTCAGACAAGCACTGGTGGTACAGATTTGATTGCACAATTTTTAAGTGATAAAACCGGAATTAATGTCGGGATACTTATTTTTATGATAGATTCAATCGTCATCGTCATAGGGGGACTGCTTTTATCTTCCAGCACTTTATGGCTTTCAATTATTACAATTTTGGTAGTTGGGATTACTACAAGTATTATGACTAGTCATGTTTAA
- a CDS encoding DMT family transporter, giving the protein MKQYIADGMLLVTAIVWGSGFVITAIALEYLTAYQVMAGRFLLAAIILTILFGYRLKKASKSVIWKGILLGTILYIAFALQTVGLQYTTPSKNAFLTAVNVIIVPLIAFAVYKRRIDGYEIIGSIIAIAGIGFLSLQGSLTMNIGDALSLACAVAFAFDIFCTNLFVQKEDAIALTIIQFITAAFLGILVVVSQGDIPTTFEKEAIYSIIYLAIFSTTLAYLFQNVANQYTSATKAAIILSTESFFGMVLSVIFLHEVLTSRMVVGAVMILLAILIAEVKPAHPKKRMMKSSR; this is encoded by the coding sequence ATGAAACAATACATAGCTGATGGCATGCTATTAGTCACTGCAATCGTTTGGGGTAGCGGATTTGTAATAACGGCTATTGCATTGGAATATTTAACAGCTTATCAAGTAATGGCAGGTAGATTTTTATTAGCTGCCATTATCCTCACAATTTTATTTGGATATAGATTAAAAAAAGCTTCAAAATCAGTTATCTGGAAAGGAATTTTGTTAGGGACCATTTTGTATATTGCCTTTGCCCTTCAGACAGTAGGTTTACAATATACAACACCTTCTAAAAATGCATTTTTAACCGCCGTAAATGTCATTATCGTTCCATTAATTGCATTTGCGGTTTACAAACGTCGTATAGATGGCTATGAGATCATCGGTTCAATTATTGCCATTGCCGGAATCGGTTTTTTATCATTACAAGGCTCACTGACAATGAATATCGGAGATGCGCTTTCCTTAGCTTGTGCTGTCGCTTTTGCCTTTGATATTTTTTGTACAAACCTTTTTGTACAAAAGGAAGATGCCATTGCCCTTACGATTATTCAATTTATCACAGCAGCTTTTTTAGGTATCTTGGTCGTAGTCAGTCAAGGCGACATCCCTACCACTTTTGAAAAAGAAGCAATCTATTCAATCATTTATTTAGCCATTTTTTCAACTACTCTCGCCTACCTTTTTCAAAATGTTGCGAATCAATATACGTCTGCTACAAAGGCAGCTATTATCCTGTCTACAGAGTCCTTCTTCGGCATGGTACTATCCGTTATATTCTTACATGAGGTATTAACAAGTCGCATGGTTGTGGGAGCCGTAATGATTTTACTTGCCATATTAATTGCAGAAGTAAAGCCTGCACATCCTAAAAAACGAATGATGAAGAGCTCTCGATAA
- a CDS encoding PucR family transcriptional regulator, producing the protein MNVENFLQLPITKDFTVVAGRNGLHKPVQNVEILDFEFSPDIQTVRETIFTPNSVVLSSLLFAKQKPEYLLNAVKSLLELGASALAYKPVIYKDLPEEVLMYADEQNFPILRFGGDEFFEKIILETMAYAKTQDYSFFLETIMRRLIEEDVTDEQIKSVLQQINKPFEKYVFVANIQMQNITNSQWMQSLFQLEPLLKSGMICTYKKSLFIVMTHSSQQFQFEKLLHGWLTMYAISTDTLTFGYSRCHATQTELPIAVREAFYARIMAEIETAPVCHYENLASDCLLIELHRKDAKFAMDYVNSYLGPLLEEKVDPDLMKTAITYVVKQGNIKEIAVAHFCHPNTIRYRMSKIRQLIAPLENDYVFYERIAAAVKLYLLHSKINIE; encoded by the coding sequence ATGAACGTAGAGAACTTTTTACAACTGCCTATTACAAAGGATTTTACAGTCGTTGCCGGTCGCAATGGTTTACATAAACCTGTTCAAAATGTTGAAATTCTAGACTTTGAATTTTCACCCGATATTCAAACTGTTAGAGAAACAATTTTCACACCAAATAGTGTTGTTCTAAGCAGTTTATTATTTGCCAAGCAAAAGCCCGAATATTTATTGAATGCCGTGAAAAGTCTTTTGGAGCTAGGGGCAAGTGCTTTAGCCTATAAACCTGTCATCTATAAGGATTTACCAGAGGAAGTTCTAATGTATGCAGATGAACAAAATTTCCCGATATTGCGATTTGGCGGAGATGAATTTTTTGAAAAGATTATTTTAGAAACGATGGCCTATGCAAAAACCCAGGATTATTCATTCTTTTTAGAAACGATTATGCGACGTCTAATAGAGGAAGATGTAACAGATGAACAAATAAAGTCTGTTTTACAGCAAATCAATAAGCCCTTTGAAAAATATGTATTTGTTGCTAATATTCAAATGCAAAATATTACGAATAGCCAATGGATGCAATCTCTGTTTCAATTAGAGCCTCTATTGAAATCAGGAATGATTTGTACCTATAAAAAGAGCCTCTTTATTGTAATGACTCATTCATCGCAGCAATTTCAATTTGAAAAGCTTCTCCATGGATGGTTAACGATGTATGCAATCTCAACTGATACATTGACCTTTGGCTATAGTCGTTGTCACGCAACACAAACTGAGCTTCCCATTGCTGTTCGTGAAGCCTTCTATGCACGCATTATGGCCGAAATTGAAACGGCTCCTGTATGTCATTACGAAAACCTCGCATCCGATTGTTTGTTAATTGAATTGCATCGTAAAGACGCTAAATTTGCTATGGACTATGTAAATAGCTATCTTGGTCCCCTACTTGAGGAGAAGGTTGATCCAGATTTAATGAAAACAGCAATCACTTATGTCGTAAAACAAGGGAATATTAAGGAAATAGCTGTTGCTCACTTCTGCCATCCAAATACAATCCGTTATCGCATGTCAAAAATACGTCAATTAATAGCACCTTTAGAAAATGATTATGTTTTTTATGAACGTATCGCTGCAGCCGTTAAATTGTACTTATTACATAGCAAAATAAATATTGAATAA
- a CDS encoding amidase, which produces MTTDLHLKSVEELAPLLETKKLSPVELTKAILDFAEESQPKINSYMAFYREEALAQAKVVETEIWNGQYRGMYHGIPMALKDNLYFKDKITTMSSKIHKDFVSGYDATVVEKLRNAGVIFTGKLSMHEYAWGITNNNPHYGLVRNPWDLDKIPGGSSGGSGAAVAAGASVASLGTDTAGSIRIPSSACGIVGLKPTHGRVSKYGCYPLAWSLDHIGPMTKTVKDAAGLLEIISGFDHRDPTCTDVPTENYVQQISGSVKDLVIGINEEYFFNHVDSDVEKAVRESIQSLVDQGAKVEVVRIPSLQYAEWAELVTSLSEASAIHHSDLQKRPQDFGDDIRLLFELGELPSAVDYLQAQQVRRQIKQEFTQIFNQVDVLITPTLPVVASTIGDDFAYLNGEKVDLIDNIIRFTGPSNLTGLPALSVPCGFKGNLPVGLQIIGPAFKEGHILNVGYAIEQTNPTKNRKPNIFTNS; this is translated from the coding sequence TTGACAACTGATTTACACTTAAAATCTGTTGAGGAGTTAGCACCTTTACTTGAAACTAAAAAACTATCTCCTGTCGAGTTAACGAAAGCAATTTTAGATTTTGCTGAAGAAAGTCAGCCTAAAATTAATTCATATATGGCTTTTTACCGTGAAGAAGCCCTTGCACAGGCAAAAGTGGTAGAAACAGAAATTTGGAATGGACAGTATCGAGGAATGTACCATGGGATTCCTATGGCATTAAAAGATAATTTGTACTTTAAAGATAAAATAACAACGATGTCATCGAAGATTCATAAGGACTTCGTTTCAGGTTATGATGCAACGGTTGTAGAAAAACTTCGTAATGCCGGAGTTATTTTTACGGGCAAATTGAGCATGCATGAGTACGCATGGGGCATCACAAATAATAACCCTCATTACGGACTCGTTCGCAACCCTTGGGATTTAGATAAAATTCCTGGTGGTTCTAGTGGTGGCTCCGGTGCAGCAGTTGCAGCAGGAGCAAGTGTTGCATCATTAGGTACAGATACTGCAGGCTCTATTCGAATCCCTTCATCAGCCTGCGGAATTGTCGGCTTAAAGCCAACTCATGGTCGTGTAAGTAAATATGGCTGCTACCCTCTAGCTTGGAGCTTAGATCATATTGGTCCAATGACAAAGACAGTAAAAGATGCAGCCGGCTTACTTGAGATTATTTCTGGATTTGACCATAGAGACCCTACTTGTACAGACGTTCCAACAGAGAATTATGTGCAGCAAATCTCAGGTAGTGTGAAGGATTTAGTCATCGGCATCAACGAAGAGTATTTCTTTAACCACGTAGATTCAGATGTGGAGAAAGCTGTTCGAGAAAGTATTCAAAGCTTAGTGGATCAAGGGGCAAAGGTTGAAGTCGTTCGGATCCCATCCTTGCAATATGCAGAATGGGCAGAGCTTGTTACTTCCCTTTCAGAGGCTTCTGCAATCCATCATTCCGATTTACAGAAGAGGCCACAGGATTTCGGAGATGATATTCGTCTGTTATTTGAACTCGGTGAATTACCGTCTGCTGTTGATTACTTACAGGCTCAACAGGTACGTCGACAAATAAAGCAAGAGTTTACACAGATTTTCAATCAGGTAGATGTGCTTATTACGCCTACATTACCTGTAGTGGCGAGTACTATCGGTGATGACTTTGCATATTTAAATGGTGAAAAAGTAGATTTAATTGATAATATCATTCGATTTACAGGTCCAAGTAACTTAACAGGCTTACCTGCCCTTTCCGTTCCTTGTGGCTTTAAAGGTAATTTGCCAGTAGGCCTTCAAATTATTGGACCTGCCTTTAAAGAAGGTCATATTCTTAACGTTGGTTACGCCATTGAACAAACGAATCCCACGAAAAACAGAAAACCTAATATTTTCACTAACAGCTAA
- a CDS encoding EAL domain-containing protein: MESAVRQSIKTSNLFSYLKYLYGQHQNNALYIKRLKALKQIIQNKNLHTYFQPIVDLQTKQTVGFESLNRPEPSELFNSVDQFYEFVGQTDCVFLFECFCRNLSLQRFKERLHGDWVNRDFLVFVNIHPNVLLDKKYHSGETLQLLKELGIKPQQVVFELTERSAVVDFIEFERVLSHYRSQGYRIAVDDVGSGYNSLKTLIYLKPEFIKLDRSLIQFIDKNSEQQQLVTLLMRYAEQAETKIIAEGIERQEELNYLHNIGIHYAQGYAIGEPAKEIHLGKIRMDDDEDRGSHRKRSLY, from the coding sequence ATGGAGTCTGCTGTGAGACAAAGCATAAAAACAAGTAATTTATTTTCCTATTTAAAGTATTTATATGGGCAGCATCAAAACAATGCTTTATATATAAAGCGTTTAAAAGCGTTGAAGCAAATTATTCAGAACAAGAATTTACATACATATTTTCAACCTATTGTCGATTTACAGACGAAGCAAACGGTGGGCTTTGAGTCACTGAATCGTCCAGAGCCTTCAGAATTGTTTAATAGTGTTGATCAGTTTTATGAATTTGTTGGGCAAACGGACTGCGTATTTTTATTTGAATGCTTTTGTCGTAACCTTTCATTACAGCGTTTCAAAGAACGACTGCACGGAGATTGGGTAAACAGAGATTTTTTAGTATTTGTTAATATACATCCTAATGTTTTATTAGATAAGAAGTACCATAGTGGTGAAACCTTGCAATTATTAAAGGAGCTGGGCATTAAACCACAGCAAGTAGTATTTGAGCTAACTGAACGCAGTGCCGTGGTAGATTTTATAGAGTTTGAACGTGTATTATCACATTATCGATCACAGGGTTATCGAATTGCAGTGGATGATGTAGGTTCAGGCTACAATAGCTTAAAAACTCTTATTTACTTAAAGCCAGAATTTATTAAACTAGACCGTTCTTTAATACAATTTATCGATAAAAACAGCGAGCAGCAGCAGCTTGTCACATTGCTGATGAGATACGCAGAGCAGGCTGAGACGAAAATTATTGCAGAGGGTATTGAACGCCAGGAAGAGCTTAATTATTTACATAATATTGGTATCCACTACGCACAAGGTTATGCGATAGGGGAACCCGCAAAGGAAATACATTTGGGGAAAATAAGGATGGATGACGATGAAGATAGGGGAAGTCATAGAAAACGTTCCTTGTATTGA
- a CDS encoding GGDEF domain-containing protein, which translates to MKIGEVIENVPCIDEFVKNKEVDLLFTSNPSLRSVVVVRDDKPIGQITRTHFYQKIGTRYGYNLFMGRQNQLIIKENPLVVDRNTPITEVSTEAMRRRPEDLYDDVIVTRNDVYYGVVSIRELLLKLVDTQVAIASFLNPLSSLPGNKLIEEKLEEALQLPQYSLIYFDLDHFKSYNDTYGFNKGDKILLYLTDVLKRNIVGTEDFLGHVGGDDFVAILSHYEAAPICQRIIDEFDAFILSFYDLEDLTYLEVQNRTGKLEPLSCTTLSIAVITNQYQQFESVDQLSDAVTRVKKQCKKISGSCYLINDNEKEAYLVH; encoded by the coding sequence ATGAAGATAGGGGAAGTCATAGAAAACGTTCCTTGTATTGATGAATTTGTGAAAAATAAAGAGGTGGATTTACTTTTTACAAGTAATCCGTCATTGCGTAGTGTTGTTGTTGTTCGAGATGACAAACCGATTGGGCAAATTACACGTACACATTTCTATCAAAAAATTGGTACGCGCTATGGCTATAATTTATTTATGGGACGGCAAAATCAACTTATTATTAAAGAAAATCCTTTAGTTGTAGATCGTAATACACCTATAACAGAAGTCAGCACGGAAGCAATGCGTCGACGACCAGAAGACTTATATGATGATGTGATTGTAACAAGAAATGACGTATATTATGGTGTAGTAAGTATTCGGGAGCTATTGTTAAAGCTCGTAGACACACAAGTAGCTATTGCAAGCTTTTTAAATCCATTAAGTAGCCTTCCTGGCAATAAATTAATTGAAGAAAAATTAGAGGAAGCATTACAGCTACCGCAATATAGTTTAATATATTTTGATTTAGACCATTTTAAATCATACAATGACACGTATGGTTTTAATAAAGGGGATAAAATTTTACTGTATTTAACAGATGTTTTGAAAAGAAATATAGTTGGTACAGAAGATTTTTTAGGACATGTTGGTGGAGATGATTTCGTTGCGATTCTTTCACATTATGAAGCTGCCCCGATATGCCAAAGAATTATTGATGAGTTTGATGCATTCATTTTAAGCTTTTATGATTTAGAGGATCTAACATACTTAGAAGTACAAAATAGAACTGGTAAATTAGAGCCTTTATCTTGTACTACCCTATCCATCGCGGTTATAACTAATCAATATCAGCAATTTGAATCTGTTGATCAATTGTCAGATGCGGTGACGCGTGTGAAAAAACAATGTAAAAAAATTTCGGGAAGCTGTTACCTAATTAATGACAATGAAAAAGAAGCCTACCTCGTTCATTAA
- a CDS encoding L-cystine transporter, giving the protein MSTLQIILNVAVLLVFVGILYYMNKKHVKFSNRVFAALGLGIVLGLGLHLIYGIDSDVLAKTTSWYNIIGTGYVKLLQMVAMPLIFISILIAFTKMKVGKNFGKMAALILAILIGTTAVSAAVGIFSATVFDLDASHIMQGAAEAERGAYLEEKTTGLAAPDLPTQIIELFPANPFLDLTGARSTSTIAVVIFSAFLGFAYLRVARKDEATAATIKKGLDAIYALVMGVVTIVLRLTPYGILAIMARTVATSDFAAIYNLGKFVIASYVALFIVLLVHLLIITLSGLNPFTYLKKSAETLLFAFTSRSSAGALPMNIKTQTGRLGVPEGIANFSGSFGLSIGQNGCAGVYPAMLAIMIAPTVGINPLDPVFIITVIAVVAVSSFGVAGVGGGATFAAILVLSALDLPIALAGVLISVEPLIDMGRTALNVSGSMTAGVATARVTKELDTEMYNNKELGAQVSDL; this is encoded by the coding sequence TTGTCTACATTACAAATCATTCTTAACGTGGCCGTTTTACTCGTGTTCGTTGGAATTTTATATTATATGAATAAAAAACACGTTAAGTTTTCAAATCGTGTTTTTGCTGCTCTAGGCTTAGGTATAGTACTTGGTCTTGGACTGCATTTAATATATGGTATTGATTCTGATGTATTAGCAAAAACAACAAGTTGGTACAATATTATAGGTACTGGTTATGTTAAATTGCTACAAATGGTTGCTATGCCGTTAATTTTTATTTCCATCTTAATAGCCTTTACGAAAATGAAGGTTGGTAAAAACTTTGGAAAAATGGCAGCCCTTATTTTAGCCATTTTAATCGGTACAACAGCTGTTTCAGCTGCTGTTGGTATTTTTTCAGCAACAGTATTTGATTTAGATGCTTCTCATATTATGCAAGGTGCTGCAGAAGCTGAGCGTGGAGCATATTTAGAGGAAAAAACTACTGGATTAGCTGCACCAGATTTACCAACACAAATTATTGAGTTATTCCCAGCAAACCCATTCTTAGATTTAACTGGTGCTCGTTCTACATCAACAATTGCTGTTGTCATTTTTTCAGCGTTCTTAGGTTTTGCGTATTTACGTGTAGCACGTAAGGATGAAGCTACAGCAGCTACTATTAAAAAGGGCTTGGATGCAATCTATGCATTAGTAATGGGCGTTGTAACAATTGTCTTACGCTTAACACCATATGGTATTTTAGCAATTATGGCACGTACAGTTGCAACATCTGATTTCGCGGCAATCTATAATCTAGGTAAGTTTGTTATTGCATCTTATGTAGCGTTATTTATCGTGTTATTAGTACATTTATTAATTATTACTTTAAGTGGTTTAAATCCATTTACGTATTTAAAAAAATCTGCAGAAACATTATTGTTTGCTTTCACTTCACGTTCAAGCGCAGGTGCTTTGCCGATGAATATTAAAACACAAACAGGGCGTCTTGGTGTACCTGAGGGTATTGCGAACTTCTCAGGCTCATTTGGTTTATCTATTGGTCAAAATGGCTGTGCGGGTGTTTATCCTGCAATGCTAGCGATTATGATTGCACCGACAGTTGGGATTAATCCGCTTGATCCAGTGTTCATCATTACGGTTATTGCAGTCGTGGCAGTCAGCTCATTTGGTGTAGCTGGTGTTGGTGGTGGTGCGACATTCGCAGCAATACTTGTATTATCAGCACTTGATTTACCGATTGCACTTGCGGGTGTATTAATCTCCGTTGAGCCATTAATCGACATGGGCCGTACTGCTCTTAATGTAAGTGGATCAATGACAGCAGGTGTGGCAACAGCACGTGTCACAAAAGAATTGGACACTGAAATGTACAACAATAAAGAATTAGGTGCTCAAGTATCAGACCTATAA